In a genomic window of Colius striatus isolate bColStr4 chromosome 2, bColStr4.1.hap1, whole genome shotgun sequence:
- the HMGN3 gene encoding high mobility group nucleosome-binding domain-containing protein 3 isoform X2, translating into MPKRKSPEGAEGKDAAKVTKQEPTRRSARLSAKPAPPKPEPKPRKNTKKEPGTKANKGAKGKKDEKQEAAKEGTTPSENGENKAEEIRISRSAVSVSTSRGAPPSTLSVKGQIETVTVKGSEN; encoded by the exons ATGCCGAAGAGAAAG tctccAGAGGGTGCTGAAGGCAAGGATGCAGCAAAAGTAACTAAACAAGAG CCCACAAGACGATCAGCAAGATTGTCAGCT aaACCTGCTCCACCAAAACCTGAACCTAAACCAAGGAAAAACACGAAG AAGGAACCTGGAACAAAGGCCAACAAGGGTGCTAAAGGGAAGAAGGATGAAAAACAAGAAGCTGCAAAGGAAGGTACTACACCATCTGAAAATGGTGAAAATAAAGCTGAAGAG ATTCGCATCTCTCGCTCAGCTGTTAGTGTTTCAACATCCAGAGGTGCCCCACCCAGCACACTGTCAGTAAAAGGGCAGATTGAAACAGTGACAGTTAAGG GCTCAGAAAACTGA
- the HMGN3 gene encoding high mobility group nucleosome-binding domain-containing protein 3 isoform X1, producing the protein MPKRKSPEGAEGKDAAKVTKQEPTRRSARLSAKPAPPKPEPKPRKNTKKEPGTKANKGAKGKKDEKQEAAKEGTTPSENGENKAEEIRISRSAVSVSTSRGAPPSTLSVKGQIETVTVKGTVEHSACVQCIETDSSVVLFSVNDGSCQVRLALLLNSWDQ; encoded by the exons ATGCCGAAGAGAAAG tctccAGAGGGTGCTGAAGGCAAGGATGCAGCAAAAGTAACTAAACAAGAG CCCACAAGACGATCAGCAAGATTGTCAGCT aaACCTGCTCCACCAAAACCTGAACCTAAACCAAGGAAAAACACGAAG AAGGAACCTGGAACAAAGGCCAACAAGGGTGCTAAAGGGAAGAAGGATGAAAAACAAGAAGCTGCAAAGGAAGGTACTACACCATCTGAAAATGGTGAAAATAAAGCTGAAGAG ATTCGCATCTCTCGCTCAGCTGTTAGTGTTTCAACATCCAGAGGTGCCCCACCCAGCACACTGTCAGTAAAAGGGCAGATTGAAACAGTGACAGTTAAGGGTACGGTAGAGCATTCAGCATGTGTGCAGTGCATAGAAACAGATAGTAGTGTGGTGCTTTTCAGTGTGAACGATGGAAGCTGCCAGGTAAGGCTTGCGTTGCTTTTGAATAGCTGGGATCAATAA
- the HMGN3 gene encoding high mobility group nucleosome-binding domain-containing protein 3 isoform X3 — protein sequence MPKRKSPEGAEGKDAAKVTKQEPTRRSARLSAKPAPPKPEPKPRKNTKKEPGTKANKGAKGKKDEKQEAAKEGTTPSENGENKAEEAQKTESVGDKNE from the exons ATGCCGAAGAGAAAG tctccAGAGGGTGCTGAAGGCAAGGATGCAGCAAAAGTAACTAAACAAGAG CCCACAAGACGATCAGCAAGATTGTCAGCT aaACCTGCTCCACCAAAACCTGAACCTAAACCAAGGAAAAACACGAAG AAGGAACCTGGAACAAAGGCCAACAAGGGTGCTAAAGGGAAGAAGGATGAAAAACAAGAAGCTGCAAAGGAAGGTACTACACCATCTGAAAATGGTGAAAATAAAGCTGAAGAG GCTCAGAAAACTGAATCTGTAGGTGACAAGAATGAATGA